The DNA sequence ATAATGAAGGTTGGATTGACGGCACGCGTCCCTCTGATTATATAAGTCGTCAAGAATTGGTCGTTATATTAGATAGATTGATACCGCGAGAATAAATTACTTGGGGTCTTTTTTCATGCCTACTACAGATAAAAAAGGGGGCAAATCATGGCAAAGGAAGAAGGTGAGCTTGTGAATGATGAATTTTTGCAACGTACAGTTGAACGGCATCAAGACGACTTGCAACAACTCAAGCTCGACGTTAAAGACCTAGACAATCGCGCAGATAAAATGGAGAGACGACTTGATGTACATGACGTACACATTAATACGCTTAACGAATCGTTAGGCGAGATTAGGGATGACACTAAGTGGATTAGGCGAATGCTTACAAAAATTGTGGTTGGTGCTGTTGTTACGGCGGTTATTGGCACAGTTATCACTGCCGCCTTTTCTTCGCCAGTGCAGTAAGGAGGGTTTAAATGTG is a window from the Litoribacterium kuwaitense genome containing:
- a CDS encoding hemolysin XhlA family protein is translated as MAKEEGELVNDEFLQRTVERHQDDLQQLKLDVKDLDNRADKMERRLDVHDVHINTLNESLGEIRDDTKWIRRMLTKIVVGAVVTAVIGTVITAAFSSPVQ